The genomic DNA CTGGACACCCGAGAGCGCAGCCTGCAGGGCGTGCTGCGACGGCACGTTCGGGCAGAGCCGCGTCGACGCGAGCAGCGTGATCCCCTCGATGAAACCCTTGGCGTGCGCCTGCGGTCCCGTGATGACCAGCCAGCCCGAACGATACCCGGCGACCCGATAGGTCTTGGACAACCCGTTGAAGGTCAGGCAGAGCAGATCGGGAGCGAGTGTCGCCGTCGAGATGTGCACCGCGTCATCGAAGACGATGCGGTCGTAGATCTCATCGGAAAGCAGCAGCAGCTGGTGCTCTCTGGCGATCTGCACCAAGCCTTCGAGAACGGCCCGGGAGTACACGACACCGGTGGGGTTGTTCGGATTGATGATGACGAGCGCTTTGGTCCGCGGCGTGATCTTGGAGCGGATGTCCTCGAGATCAGGCTGCCAGTCATTCTCCTCGTCGCACAGATAGTGCACCGGAGTACCACCGGCGAGACTGGTCATCGCCGTCCACAGCGGGTAGTCCGGGGCCGGGATGAGCACCTCGTCGCCCTCATCCAACAGGGCCTGCATGGTCATCGTGATGAGTTCCGAGACGCCGTTCCCGAGATAGACGTCGTCCGGGTCGAAGCGCGGGAAGTCCGGGATCTCCTCATAGCGGCTGACCACGGCGCGGCGCGCCGAGATGATGCCCTTGCTGTCGCTGTAGCCGTGCGCGGTCGGCAGCGCCGCCAACATGTCGTGCACGATCTGGTGCGGAGCGTCGAACCCGAAGATCGCCGGATTGCCCGTGTTCAGCTTGAGGATCTGGTGCCCCTCGGCCTCGAGCCGCGCCGCCTCGACGAGCGTGTTCCCACGGATCTCGTACAGGACATTCTTGAGCTTCGACGACTGGTCGAAGTTGCGCGATGGGGTCATCGACCAAGCCTACAGGGACGCGAAGAGGGGCCGATCCGGATGGATCGGCCCCTCTTCGACGGCACGCTACTTCTTCTTCTTGCCCTGCGCTCGGCGCTGCTCGCGGTTGCCGGCCGCCGGCTGCTCCGCTTCCGTGCGCTGGCCGAAGGCACCGCGAGCGCCCTGCTCGGGTTCCGCCGGCTCGGTCGCGGCCGCCCGGGCCGCCGCTTGGCGGACCCGGTCTGTCGCAGCCTGCTGCACCTGACCGCGGTCGTTTCGCACCTCGACCTCGCCGGCGTCATTCGCCGCCGAGTACTCGAGACGCTGCTCGCCGCCGCCGTCGGAAAGGCCCTTCGCTTCGACTTCCGCTGTGTCGCTGTCGCCGGCCCGGCGCACCTCGACCTCGAGGTTGTAGAGGTAGCCGACCGACTCCTCCTTGATCTGCCCCATCATCGACTGGAACATCGAGTAGCCCTCGCGCTGGTACTCGATCAGCGGGTCGCGCTGCGCCATGGCGCGCAGACCGATGCCGTCCTTGAGGTAGTCCATCTCGTAGAGGTGATCGCGCCAGCGGCGATCGAGGACCTGCAGCACGACCCGACGCTCGAGCTCGCGCGTCGCTGCGGCACCGAGAGTTCCCTCGCGGTTCTCGTAGGCGATCTTCGCGTCGGAGAGCAGCTCGCGGGTGAGGCCGTCCGAGGTGATGCCGCCCTTGCGTCCACTGGCCTCTGCGACGACCTCGTCGATCGTGACGCCGACCGGGTAGAGGGTCTTCAGCTCCGTCCAGAGCGCGTCGAAGTCCCAGCTCTCGTTGTGCCCCTCGCCGGTGTGATCACGCACGACGCCGGTGACGGCATCCTCGATGAAGTGCTGCACACGGTCCGCGATGTCGTCACCCTGCAGGATGTGGCGGCGGTCCGCGTAGATCGCCTCGCGCTGACGGTTGAGGACGTCGTCGTACTTGAGGACGTTCTTGCGCATCTCGGCGTTGCGGGCCTCGACCTGCGACTGCGCGCTGCGGATCGCACGCGAGACCAGACCGGACTCGATCGGCACGTCATCCGGGAAGTTCGTACGGGAGAGGATCGCCTCGGCCGCTCCCGACTGGAAGAGCCGCATCAGATCATCGGTGAGGCTGAGGTAGAAGCGGCTCTCGCCGGGGTCGCCCTGACGTCCTGATCGTCCTCGCAGCTGGTTGTCGATGCGCCGCGACTCGTGACGCTCCGTACCGAGCACGTACAGCCCGCCGGATGCGACGACCTTCTCCGCCTCTTCGGCCACCGTCGCCTTCATCGCCTCGTAGGTCTCGTCCCAGGCGACCTCGTACTCCTCCGGTGTCTCCACCGGGTCGAGCCCCTTGGCCTTGAGTTCCTGAACGGCGAGGAACTCGGCGTTTCCGCCGAGCATGATGTCGGTGCCTCGACCGGCCATGTTCGTGGCGACGGTGACGGCGCCGAGGCGCCCGGCGCGTGCCACGATCTCGGCCTCGCGGGCGTGGTTCTTCGCGTTGAGCACCTCGTGCTTGACGCCCTTCTTGGCGAGCAGCCGGGAGAGATACTCGCTCTTCTCGACGCTGACGGTTCCGACGAGAACCGGCTGGCCGGCAGCGTGCCGCTCGGCGATGTCCTCGACGACCTGACCGAACTTCGCCGTCTCGTTCTTGTAGACGAGGTCGGACTGGTCCTTGCGGATCATCGGCTTGTTCGTCGGGATCGGGATGACGCCGAGCGAGTAGGTCGACATGAACTCGGCGGCCTCGGTCTCGGCCGTTCCGGTCATGCCAGCGAGCTTGTCGTAGAGGCGGAAGTAGTTCTGCAGCGTGACCGTGGCGAGGGTCTGGTTCTCGGCCTTGACCGGCACGCCTTCCTTGGCCTCGATCGCCTGGTGGATGCCCTCGTTGTACCGACGGCCGACCAGGATGCGCCCGGTGTGCTCGTCGACGATCATGACTTCGTCGTTCATGACGACGTAGTCCGTGTCCTTCTTGAACAGGGCGAGAGCCTTGATCGAGTTGTTCAGGAATGAGATCAGCGGCGTGTTCGCGGACTCGTAGAGGTTGTCGATGCCGAGGTAGTCCTCGACCTTCTCGATACCGGGCTCGAGCACGCCGACGGTGCGCTTCTTCTCGTCGACTTCGTAGTCCTCGCCTGCGACGAGGGTGCGCGCGATCTTCGCGAACTCCGCAAACCAGCGGTTCGCCTCACCCGAGGACGGACCGGAGATGATCAGCGGCGTGCGAGCCTCATCGATGAGGATCGAGTCGACCTCGTCGACGATGGCGAAGAAGTGGTCCCGCTGAACGAGATCCTCCTTGCGCCACGCCATGTTGTCGCGCAGGTAGTCGAAGCCGAACTCGTTGTTCGTGCCATAGGTGATGTCGGCGGAGTATTGCTCGCGACGCACGGCCGGGGTCTGACCGGAGACGATGATGCCCGTCTTCATGCCCAGTGCGCGGTAGATGCGCCCCATGAGTTCAGCCTGGTAGCTGGCGAGGTAGTCGTTGACCGTGATGACGTGCACGCCCTGGCCGGCGATGGCGTTGAGATACGCCGGGAACGTGGCGACGAGCGTCTTGCCCTCACCGGTCTTCATCTCGGCGATGTTGCCCAGGTGGAGGGCCGCGCCACCCATGAGCTGCACGTCGTAGGCGCGCATGCCGAGAGTCCGCTTGCCCGCTTCGCGGACGGCGGCGAACGCCTCCGGCATCAGCTGATCGAGCGTCTCGCCCTTTTCGAAGCGCATCCGCAGCTCCGCCGTCTCTCCGCGGAGCTCTTCGTCGGTGAGCTTCGTGAAGTCCTCTTCCAGCGCGTTCACTGCCTTCACGACCTGGTTCAGGCGGCGGATGACCCGCCCTTCGCCCGCGCGCAGCAGCTTCTCAAGAGGATTCGCCACAGATGTCTTCTCCCTGTTGGTGGGTCTTCTGCCGGCCGCCCGCCTTCGGGCACGCACAGACATACGGCTGCCATGTTACCGGGCTGTGACCTGCGCGTCGCCTGCGTGCATCCCGAAGGGAGGGTTTCTCCGCATGCATATACTCGGTATTGCTTTCCAATTCCCCGTGAACAGGAGTCTCCATGTCGGTGCGCCAGAGCCTGCTCGCGATCCTCGACCAGGGCCCCTGCTACGGCTATCAGCTGCGCCATGAGTTCGATCGGCGCACCGGTTCCACCTGGCCGCTCAACGTCGGGCAGATCTATAACACACTGGAGCGCCTGGAGCGTGACGGCCTGGTCTCCCGCGGAGACGCCGACGAGCAGGGACACGTGTATTGGGCGATCACCGACGCGGGTTCCGTCGAGGTCGCGCATTGGCTGTCCTCCCCCGTCCAGCGCGGCCAGGCGACCCGCGACGAGGTCGCGATCAAGCTCGCGATGGCGGCGACTCTTCCGGGCGTCGACGTCGCCGGCGTCATCCAGGGCCAGCGTTCCGAATCGCTCCAGCAACGGGAAAGGCTGAATGCCGCGACATACGCGGGCTCCGGATCCGAAGCCGAGGAACTCGCTTGGTCACTCGTGATCGCCTCGAGGATCTTCGCCGCCGAAGGCGAGTTGCGCTGGCTCGATCACGTCGAGGAACGCCTGGCGCAGCATCCGCAGCACGCCATCGGGCTGGGTTTGACCGCCGAACGCCCCCGCCGCGGCCGTCCGCTGAACGCTGAACGGAAAGCACGCTCCCCCGAGCCGCACCTCCCGTAGGATCGGAACCATGGCTGGATTCTGGGGCAAACGCAAGCGCGAAGACGAAGCACTCGCGGCGCAGGACGCCGATCTGGCGCGTCGCGCCGAGCAGGCCCTGGTCGCAGCGGACGAGCGGATCCGCACGACCTCCGACGAGTTGGCGTTCGCCGACGCCGAGCTGGGCGGATCGCTCACCGCCGACCTGAAGAAGGCGCTGACCGCGGTGCGCACCCACCTCCGCGAGGCCTTCCAACTGCACCAGCTCAACCACGATGAGATCCCTGACACCGCAGAAGAACTGCGCACCCGCAACGCGCGCATCGTTCAGCTGTGCGATTGGGCTCAGGATCTGCTGGATGAGAAGACGGGCGTCCTCGCCGAGTCGATCTCTCGCGTGCGGCGCGCACCCGAGGTCATCGCCCAGGTGCGCGCGGATGCCGAGACTCTGAGCGAGCGCATTCCGCAGACCAACGCGACCGTGGAGCGACTGGCCTCTCGTTATGCCGACTCGGCGATGGCGCAGATCACGGCGAGCGCGAAGGAAGCGGAGCAGCTCATCTCGTTCGCGACCCACGGAGCGAACGTGTCAGAGCGTCGTCGCGCGGCGAAGCAGAACGAGGAGGCGAATCTCGCCCTCGAGACGGCGACGGAAGCCACCCGACGCGCATCCGCCCTCCTCGACGCGGTGGAGGACTTCGAGATCGAGGCGCTGCGCGCCGAATCCACACTCGCCGAGGTCGTCGCAGACTCCCGCGGCGACATCATTGCGGCGCGCACCGCGCCGCAGGTGCCGGCGGTGCGCACGGCTGTCAGCAACCTCGAGCAGGCCCTGGCGGCGCTCTCACCCTCCGGCACGCCGAACGATCCCTTCGCCGAGCTCTCCCAGCTGCGCGAGGCGAACGGGGCGCTCGACGAAGCGATCGCCAAAGCCCGTCACCGTGAGCAGAATCCCCTGCCGACCGTGCAGCACGTTCAGCACGCGATCGACGACGCCGATCGTCAGCTCGGCGTCGCTCGCGGCCTGATCGCCGGTCAC from Microbacterium sp. LWO13-1.2 includes the following:
- the secA gene encoding preprotein translocase subunit SecA, which produces MANPLEKLLRAGEGRVIRRLNQVVKAVNALEEDFTKLTDEELRGETAELRMRFEKGETLDQLMPEAFAAVREAGKRTLGMRAYDVQLMGGAALHLGNIAEMKTGEGKTLVATFPAYLNAIAGQGVHVITVNDYLASYQAELMGRIYRALGMKTGIIVSGQTPAVRREQYSADITYGTNNEFGFDYLRDNMAWRKEDLVQRDHFFAIVDEVDSILIDEARTPLIISGPSSGEANRWFAEFAKIARTLVAGEDYEVDEKKRTVGVLEPGIEKVEDYLGIDNLYESANTPLISFLNNSIKALALFKKDTDYVVMNDEVMIVDEHTGRILVGRRYNEGIHQAIEAKEGVPVKAENQTLATVTLQNYFRLYDKLAGMTGTAETEAAEFMSTYSLGVIPIPTNKPMIRKDQSDLVYKNETAKFGQVVEDIAERHAAGQPVLVGTVSVEKSEYLSRLLAKKGVKHEVLNAKNHAREAEIVARAGRLGAVTVATNMAGRGTDIMLGGNAEFLAVQELKAKGLDPVETPEEYEVAWDETYEAMKATVAEEAEKVVASGGLYVLGTERHESRRIDNQLRGRSGRQGDPGESRFYLSLTDDLMRLFQSGAAEAILSRTNFPDDVPIESGLVSRAIRSAQSQVEARNAEMRKNVLKYDDVLNRQREAIYADRRHILQGDDIADRVQHFIEDAVTGVVRDHTGEGHNESWDFDALWTELKTLYPVGVTIDEVVAEASGRKGGITSDGLTRELLSDAKIAYENREGTLGAAATRELERRVVLQVLDRRWRDHLYEMDYLKDGIGLRAMAQRDPLIEYQREGYSMFQSMMGQIKEESVGYLYNLEVEVRRAGDSDTAEVEAKGLSDGGGEQRLEYSAANDAGEVEVRNDRGQVQQAATDRVRQAAARAAATEPAEPEQGARGAFGQRTEAEQPAAGNREQRRAQGKKKK
- a CDS encoding PadR family transcriptional regulator; translation: MSVRQSLLAILDQGPCYGYQLRHEFDRRTGSTWPLNVGQIYNTLERLERDGLVSRGDADEQGHVYWAITDAGSVEVAHWLSSPVQRGQATRDEVAIKLAMAATLPGVDVAGVIQGQRSESLQQRERLNAATYAGSGSEAEELAWSLVIASRIFAAEGELRWLDHVEERLAQHPQHAIGLGLTAERPRRGRPLNAERKARSPEPHLP
- a CDS encoding pyridoxal phosphate-dependent aminotransferase yields the protein MTPSRNFDQSSKLKNVLYEIRGNTLVEAARLEAEGHQILKLNTGNPAIFGFDAPHQIVHDMLAALPTAHGYSDSKGIISARRAVVSRYEEIPDFPRFDPDDVYLGNGVSELITMTMQALLDEGDEVLIPAPDYPLWTAMTSLAGGTPVHYLCDEENDWQPDLEDIRSKITPRTKALVIINPNNPTGVVYSRAVLEGLVQIAREHQLLLLSDEIYDRIVFDDAVHISTATLAPDLLCLTFNGLSKTYRVAGYRSGWLVITGPQAHAKGFIEGITLLASTRLCPNVPSQHALQAALSGVQSIDALIAPTGRLHEQRDIAWEGLESIPGVSCVKPEGALYAFPRLDPNVHEIRDDAKLVYDLLVSERILLVQGTGFNWPTPDHLRIVTLPEARVLSEAIERLGNFLASYRQ